Genomic window (Methyloprofundus sp.):
GTATTGAAATCCATTTGAGTGATTTACCACCTGAATTATTACCTGAATATGCCATTAACCAGACAACAAGCAATAACATTGATGAAATAAGTAACTGGGAGACCAGCCTAAGATTGACCGTACAACAGAAAATGCAACAAGGCCAGGAAGATATTGCCAAACAAATCATTACAGAGATAGAAAAGATATTAATTTCATCTGCTTTAGAACACACCCGCGGCAAACGACATGAGGCGGCTAATTTATTAGGCTATGGGCGCAACACCCTAACCAGAAAAATTAAAGAATTAGCCATAGAGCAATAATACCAAGTATCACTCAAAAAATGACACTCCGCCTTCACTTAACGGTAAATATTTGATAACAAAAGCCCATATAATACATTAAAAGGGCTTGAAAAAAAACAAAGGTAGACTATAAATACCAGCCTAAATAGATACGATTGTTTAACTAACTTACAATTTATTAGAAAATGACCTCCAGAAAGAAGAGGCCATCTTTTTGATGTGCTTAGTCTATATTTTTATTAGCTGATGATATTTGGCGACTCAAAGACCTAAACTGCGATTTCAAGCGCATAATATGAATAAAAGCAGCTAAAAATCCAATAAAAATACCTGCAAATAACTCTATGGTCAGAGCTATCGCTAATGGCATTTTTATGCTTGTGACATATAGACTAATTTCTACTGTCTGAAAATTAAGAAGCGAGAAGCAAAGTGCTATCACTGCAATTATAAAAAAGAAAAAAATCGCTACAATTCGCATCATAAGGTTTTCTCGCTAATCAGACGTTAATTATTAATCAGTTATTTTATGCTTTAGTCTAGAGTCATCAACTCGATCACGCAACTCTTTACCTGGCTTAAAATGGGGTACATATTTTTCCGTTAATGAAACAGCATCCCCAGTTTTTGGATTACGCCCCATTCTTGGCTTACGATGATGTAAAGAAAAGCTACCAAAACCACGCACTTCTATACGCTCATTTTCAGATAAAGACTGCCCCATCTGCTCTAAAATACATTTCACAGAAAGCTCAACGTCCTGTACTGCCAGATGCGGTATTTTTTTTGATAGTTGTTCTATTAATTCAGATTTTGTCACACTATAGTCCTAAAATGCTTATTTTAACATTCCACAATAAAAACAATATGTTGCTATTGCCCGAGTATTTTCTACCACATTTCTCAAGCATAAAAAAAGGGACTTAATGCTTACCATTAAGTCCCTCTTTCTTAACTATTATTTATCCAATTGCTTGAATAAATCACCCATAGTTGGTGTACCAGCAGCAGCTTCTGAGTACTCTTTCATTACAGATGCTTCTTCATCAACATCTTTTGCTTTGATAGATAAAGAAATAGACTTATTCTTTTTATCAACACCGATGAATTTAGCTTCAATTTCATCGCCAACAGTTAATAATTTAGTTGCATCTTCAACACGATCACGCTGAATTTCAGAAGCTCTTAAGTAACCATCAATACCTTCAGCTAAAGTAATTACCGCACCTTTTGCATCAACTTCTTTAACAACACCGTTTACCATACTGCCTTTTTCATTGATGGCAATGTAGTTTTGGAATGGGTCTTGTTGTAGTTGTTTAATACCTAAAGAGATACGCTCACGCTCAGCATCAACAGCTAAAATAACTGTTTCTACTTCATCGCCTTTTTGGTAATTACGGATTGACTCTTCTTGTGCATCAGACCAAGAAATATCAGACATGTGTACCAAGCCATCAATATTGCCATCAAGACCGATAAAGATACCGAAATCAGTGATAGATTTAATTTTTCCAGAGATTTTATCGCCTTTGTTATGTGTAGCAGCGAATTCATCCCAAGGATTAGTACGACATTGTTTCATACCCAATGAAATACGACGACGTTCTTCGTCAATTTCAAGAATCATAACTTCAACTGGATCACCTAATTGCACAACTTTAGATGGGTTAACGTTTTTATTAGTCCAGTCCATTTCAGAAACGTGAACCAAACCTTCAACGCCTTCTTCAATTTCAACAAAACAACCGTAGTCAGTTAAGTTGTTGACTTTACCAGTTACACGTGAACCAGCTGGGTAACGACCACCAATATCATGCCATGGATCTTCAGCCATTTGTTTCATACCTAATGAAACACGTGTTTTCTCTTTATCGAATTTAAGAACCTTAACTTCAATTTCTTGACCGATTTCAACACACTCAGAAGGATGACGCACACGACGCCATGCCATATCAGTGATATGTAATAAACCGTCAATTCCGCCTAAGTCGATGAATGCACCGTAGTCAGTTAAGTTTTTAACAATCCCTTTAACGACAATGCCATCAGCCAACGTTTTAAGCAACTCATCTCTTTCTGCACTGTACTCTTTTTCTACTACAGCACGGCGAGACAAGACAACATTGTTACGTTTTTGATCAATTTTAATAACTTTGAACTCAAGATCACGACCTTCAAGGAAAGTAGTGTCTCTGATAGGACGAACATCAACCAATGAGCCAGGTAGGAAAGCGCGTAATGCACCCACAGCAACTGTAAAACCACCACGAACTTTACCGTTGATACGACCTGTAATCGTTTCTTCAGCTTCGAAAGCAGTTTCCAATTCACCCCAAGCTTTATGTTTCTTCGCTTTATCACGAGAAAGTAGCGTTGCACCCAAGCCATCTTCGATCAAGTCTAGAGCAACTTCAACTTCGTCACCCACACTAACTTCTAAATCGCCTTCGGCATTCAAAAATTGCCATTTAGGAATAACACCTTCCGATTTTAATCCCGCACTAACAATCACTTTATCGTTGTCAATGTCTACGACGATACCTGTTAACATGGCACCCGTACGCATTTCCGTTTGATTTAAACTTTCTTCAAATAATTCAGCAAAGCTTTCGCTCATTGTATTTTATCCCAAGACTTGCAAACAACATCAAGTCTCTCTATCTATGTAGTTAATAAAAGGCTGTACCTAATAAATTGATTAGTACAACCACCAAAGTTATTACTTAACAGTTAACATTGTCACTTTTGTAATGACCTCCTCAATGTTCATATCCGAAGAATCCAGATAAATAGCATCGTCAGCAGGCATTAATGGCGCTGTTTTACGCTCACTATCGCGGCGATCACGCAATTCAATGTCTCTAGTAATCTGATCAAGGTTAGCATCAATTCCTTTTTCTTTCAACTGTTTAAAACGCCTTTTTGCTCTTTCAGCAGCACTAGCCGTTAAAAACACTTTTGTCTGGGCATCAGCAAATACTACCGTCCCCATATCACGCCCATCAGCCACCAAGCCAGGATCTTGACAAAAATCCTTTTGTTTTTGCAGTAAAACCGCACGTATTTCAGGGTATGCAGCGATTGTAGATGCAACCGAGCCAGTTACTTCCGAGGGTAATCTTGCAGTAATATCGGCACCATCCAAAGTGACCTTTAGCTCGGCATCACAAGTAAAAGCCAATTGCATTTTTTCCGCAACGCCTGCAACCGCTGCCACATTTTGTAAGTCAATTTTTTTATCTATTACCGCAATTGCTAAAGAACGATAAATGGCACCACTAT
Coding sequences:
- a CDS encoding lipopolysaccharide assembly protein A, with protein sequence MMRIVAIFFFFIIAVIALCFSLLNFQTVEISLYVTSIKMPLAIALTIELFAGIFIGFLAAFIHIMRLKSQFRSLSRQISSANKNID
- a CDS encoding integration host factor subunit beta, coding for MTKSELIEQLSKKIPHLAVQDVELSVKCILEQMGQSLSENERIEVRGFGSFSLHHRKPRMGRNPKTGDAVSLTEKYVPHFKPGKELRDRVDDSRLKHKITD
- a CDS encoding small subunit ribosomal protein S1, with amino-acid sequence MSESFAELFEESLNQTEMRTGAMLTGIVVDIDNDKVIVSAGLKSEGVIPKWQFLNAEGDLEVSVGDEVEVALDLIEDGLGATLLSRDKAKKHKAWGELETAFEAEETITGRINGKVRGGFTVAVGALRAFLPGSLVDVRPIRDTTFLEGRDLEFKVIKIDQKRNNVVLSRRAVVEKEYSAERDELLKTLADGIVVKGIVKNLTDYGAFIDLGGIDGLLHITDMAWRRVRHPSECVEIGQEIEVKVLKFDKEKTRVSLGMKQMAEDPWHDIGGRYPAGSRVTGKVNNLTDYGCFVEIEEGVEGLVHVSEMDWTNKNVNPSKVVQLGDPVEVMILEIDEERRRISLGMKQCRTNPWDEFAATHNKGDKISGKIKSITDFGIFIGLDGNIDGLVHMSDISWSDAQEESIRNYQKGDEVETVILAVDAERERISLGIKQLQQDPFQNYIAINEKGSMVNGVVKEVDAKGAVITLAEGIDGYLRASEIQRDRVEDATKLLTVGDEIEAKFIGVDKKNKSISLSIKAKDVDEEASVMKEYSEAAAGTPTMGDLFKQLDK